The genomic stretch ACTCAGTTTCTGGCATGCGCCGAATCGCCCCATGGGTCGCAACCAGACGGCTAACGGCTACCGTTGTTGGCTTATCACAAATGGCCCATGCGGCACGCCCGTCAATTGTCGTTATCATGGGAAGGCGAGTTTGGGGTTCTGATTGGCTGACGTTGAGCACGGGATCACGACAACAGAGCCATAAAGCGTTGCATTCATCGATAAAATGACAACAGGCCGCCGCTTCCAGAACTCCGGAAGTTGCGCATCCTGCGGAAAATCGCACCAGTAAAGCTGCCGGATTTTGGGTGCCGACTTCAGTCGCGGCGCAATCCTTGGAGGTGGTTCTTCTGCCTGTG from Rhodopseudomonas sp. BAL398 encodes the following:
- a CDS encoding type II toxin-antitoxin system PemK/MazF family toxin — translated: MAQAEEPPPRIAPRLKSAPKIRQLYWCDFPQDAQLPEFWKRRPVVILSMNATLYGSVVVIPCSTSANQNPKLAFP